A window from Calliopsis andreniformis isolate RMS-2024a unplaced genomic scaffold, iyCalAndr_principal scaffold0001, whole genome shotgun sequence encodes these proteins:
- the LOC143186490 gene encoding uncharacterized protein LOC143186490: MTLRLTAHVLRRPGGGGRSHKTMSFVRDLYKFAQFSHSRSNTRLESLANAGRSPRLSIALRPSTPSYPTAPPASPATYLEEKLFEQIEQETDQKDSRPDSPSKEMFPILYFDFDQ; the protein is encoded by the coding sequence ATGACACTCCGACTAACTGCGCACGTACTCAGACGGCCAGGGGGAGGCGGTCGCTCGCACAAGACTATGTCTTTTGTACGTGACTTGTATAAGTTTGCACAATTTTCACATTCAAGGTCAAATACACGTTTAGAGTCACTCGCGAATGCTGGCCGCAGTCCGAGACTGTCTATCGCGTTAAGACCGAGTACCCCCTCGTACCCAACGGCACCCCCTGCGTCTCCGGCGACATATTTGGAAGAAAAATTGTTCGAACAGATAGAACAAGAAACCGATCAAAAAGATTCACGCCCAGACTCTCCATCTAAGGAAATGTTCCCTATCTTGTATTTTGATTTCGATCAATAA